The genomic window AACCTCCATCAACCAGGCCAAGCAAACACTTGTTTGCATCAATTCAGAGCATGCGTTTAAGCAATAAAAAGGCCCGCTAAGCGAGCCTTGCAAGAGATCTAAATCTGTGGATCTACTAAATCTGTGGATCTAAATTGATGGTTCATCCAAACAATAAAATCGCAAGCCTGAGAGAGAAATTCTTGGGCACTACAAGCCAAAAAGGCAGCCCAGCAATAGTTTTAGAGTTGACTAGATATTCTTAAATTGAACGAAGAATAAATTTGTTAGAATCAACTCTTCCATAATCCTCATCCGATATGCCTGAAAAGAACTAGCCATATCCCCTGATTCAATAAAACCCTCCATAAGGCAATCCTGCTGATGAATCTCAACCTGCGCAAACGACTGCAAAACCTAAAACTTGTAGCCGGTCTGGCCAACTTTTTAAAAGATCCTGGCCTGGACAGCGTGTTTGCAGTTGCAGGCAGCCTTCAAGACAGCTCCCTGGCCGAGAAGATGGAACGCCACCTGATGGCGAATGCACGCTTTAAGGCCATCGTTGACGAGGGTTGGCGGCCAAAACCGATAGACCTCAACGATCTGCAGAAGCTTCCGCAAGGAAGCCTTGGCCGCAGCTACGCCGATCAACTCCTCAGCCAAGGCATCGATCCAAATGCGCTGATTGATCCAACACCTGTGACTTCCCCCAAGGAGTTCATCGTGCATCGCCTCAAGGAAACGCACGACATCGTTCACGTGCTAACAGGCTTCGGTATCGATGGGGTCAGTGAGCTTGGCCTGCAAGGGTTCAACCTTGCTCAGAACCATTCACCCCTGGCCGTGATGCTGATCTTTGGCGGCATGCTCAACGCACTGCAAGACGATGAGCCGCTTGGCCCGCTGCTTCAGGCTCTAAGCCAAGGCTTCCAGATGGGACTGGATGCTGACTTAGTTATTGCTCACAAACTTGAAGAAGGCTGGGAGCGGCCACTTGTGCAATGGCGTGAAGAACTAAGGCTGCCTCACCCCAACGCGAGCTAAGAATCAGCCCGAGCCGAACGCAGGTTCAGAACGCGTGGCCCTAGCCTCAAAGCAAACTCCAGACCTGCCAGTGTCACTGCGGCTCACAAACACCCTCACCCGCCGCACGGAACCCTTCACTCCGCTCAAGGACGGGCACGTCAGCATTTACTGCTGCGGCGTCACGGTCTACGACCTCTGCCATCTCGGCCATGCCCGCAGCTACATCGCCTGGGATGTGCTGCGTCGCTATTTGATCTGGCGTGGTTACACAGTCACCTTCGTGCAGAACTTCACTGATATCGACGACAAAATCCTCAAGCGTGCCGCTGAAAAGGAATGCTCCATGCAGGAGATCAGCGAGCAAAACATCGAAGCCTTCCATCAAGACATGGATTCCCTAGGCATCCTGCGGCCCGATCGCATGCCCCGCGCCACCCAATGTCTAGATGGGATACGCAGTTTGATCGGTGAATTAGAAGCTAGTGGGGCTGCCTACTCTGTCGATGGCGATGTCTACTTCGCCGTGATGAAACATCACGGCTACGGCAAGCTCAGTGGTCGTGATCTCAATGAGCAGCAACAAAACGCCGATGGTCGTGTGGCCGATGCCGAAGAGGCGCGCAAGCAACACTCCTTTGATTTCGCACTATGGAAGGGAGCTAAAAGCGGAGAGCCAAGCTTTCCCTCACCCTGGGGAGCAGGGCGCCCGGGCTGGCATATCGAGTGTTCCGCCATGGTGCGCGAGGAATTGGGCGAAACAATCGACATCCACCTGGGGGGAGCTGACCTGATCTTCCCTCATCACGAAAACGAGATCGCTCAATCTGAGGCAGCTACCGGCAAGCAGCTTGCTCGCTATTGGCTACACAACGGCATGGTGAATGTCGGCGGTCAGAAAATGAGCAAGTCACTCGGCAACTTCACCACGATCAGAGCCCTACTAGAAAACGGCGTCTCCCCAATGACGTTACGCCTGTTCATTCTGCAGGCCCATTACCGCAAACCGCTCGACTTCACAGCCGATGCCATCAACGCTGCAGCCACCGGATGGAAAGGTCTTAACGCAGCCCTTGGCCTCGGGAACATCTATAGCGAAACCCTGAACTGGCCTGAATGCAAACCCCTACCACAAGGAGTCATTCAAGCCGCCCATCCCTCCAATCAGGAGCAATGCAACAAAATACGTCAACACTTCATCGATGCACTGGACGATGACCTCAATAGCTCAGGGGCCATCGCCGTGCTGTTCGATCTTGCCCGCCCCCTGCGTGCCCTAGCGAACCGCTTGAAGCGTGGTGACACAAAGGCAATTCAAGAAACAGCGAAGCTGAACTTGCTCCCACGTTGGCAACTGCTGGTGGAGCTGGCCAATGTGCTCGGGCTTGAGGCCGAAAAAGCCGCGCAACCGGCCCCCGAGAGAAACAACAGGGTTGATGAAAACCATATCCAACGCGCCATTGCCACTCGCAAAGAGGCCAAAGCTGCCCGTGATTTCGCCAAAGCCGATCTCATCCGCGACGAGCTGCGCGCCCAAGGGATCGAACTGATCGATAAACCAGGAGGCCTCACAGACTGGATCAGCAGCTGATCATCATCCGCGGAACGTTCTAGTTTTCAACCATCAGCGCCACGATGAGCGACTTCGGCTTCGCCAGCTCTAGGGATACAAACGCTTCAGCCAAATCGACAATGCCCACCTCTGCTTTAGAGAACTGAGTCCATGAGCCCCAACCGTGAACGCTTGATCAGGTCCCAGTCCATGTCTGCAGCAGATCCACGACGCTAACGATCAAACCAAAGGCCACAACAGGTGGTGACACCCAACGCAGCATGAACAGCAACAAGCGACTTAACCCAAATGGTGTCTCACAACCAGCGAGATCCTCCTTGAAGCGACGGGGCACCACCCAACCCAACAAAAGAGCCAGCAGTAATCCGCCAAGAATTAACAATAGATTCAGCAAAGAATCCATCCAGCCGAGAACATCCGTTGATGTAGCCGCCGGCAGACCGAGCACAAAAATCACTGCTACAGAAAGCCATACCGCCCGAATACGGCTGCAACCAAAGCGATCGATCAAGCAAGCCACAGGCACCTCAAGCAAAGACACCGCAGAGGTGATCGCAGCGATGTAAGCAAGCGCGAAAAAAAGCACAGCCACAACACGACCAGTGTCTCCGAGAGAAGCCAACCCCGTAGGGATAGAAATGAATAAGGCTCCAACGGTGGAATCGCTGATCACATCCTTGAGAGCAAATGTCATCACCACTGGGAAGGTGATCATCCCTGCCAACAAACCCACGGCTGTATCCATGCTCACCACTGCTACCGCTTCGCGAGGCAGGTGATTGCGGCGATCCAAATAGGCTGCATAGGCAAGGATGCAGCCAATACCAGTGCCAATTGAAAAGAAGGCTTGATTAAAGGCGTTGCGCACCGTCGTGGTATTGAACAATTGATCAGCGTCCCAGCGGAACAGGAAGGTGTGATAGCCCTGCAAGGCTCCCTCGAGAGTGGACGCCCAACACGCCAGTGCAATCAGCAACAAAAAAAGCAAAGGCAGCCCCCAGCGAGAGAGGCGCTCAATACCACCACGAACACCGGCTGCCACAACCAAAGCAGTAAGCACCAAGCTGACCATCTGCCCCCATAGGGCATTGCTGCCCTTGCTCACGACGCCGAAGAAGCTCTCCGCCTCCGTCATGTCAGCGGGCAAACCCACCAACAGGGCATGAAACAGGGTGTGACCGGTCCAACCCATCAACACTGCATAAAAAGCCAAAATTCCGCAAGGGGCAATCACAAACAGCCAGCCCATCGGTTGCCAACGGGCCCCAGCTGCTGCAACCGGTGCTAGCAGAGGGCTTTTGCCCGTACTGCGGCCAAGCACCATCTCGGCAATCAACACCGGCAGGCAAACCACCAACACAATCACGACATAGAGGAGCAGAAAAGCCGCCCCACCCCCCTGAGAGGATCGATAGGCGAAGCCCCAGAGATTGCCAAGCCCCACGGCACTGCCTGCAGCGGCAAGCACAAAGCCCACGCCCGATCGCCAATGTTCCCGAACTGCCATGACTGGAGCTCCTTGTTAAGACAAGCTTGCCAGTGTCTGGCCATCTAGTGGGAGACTGGCTTCAACTGCCGGAACAGTGTGAAAGCCATCAGCGTGCTGGGCTCCACAGGTTCGATCGGTACTCAAACCCTCGAGATTGCCGAAGAATTCCCTGAGCGCTTCAGGGTGGTGGCACTCACGGCCGGCACGAACGTCTCTCTTGTCGTGGAGCAGATCCAACGACATCATCCCGAGGTTGTAGCGCTCGCCGACGCGTCGCTACTGCCAGAGCTAAAGCAGCAACTCAACGCACTGCCTAGCGAGCAACAACCACCTCACTTACCTCAGTTGTTAGCGGGCCCAGAAGGGCTCAATGTGGCCGCCTCATGGGATAGCGCTGATCTAGTGGTCAGCGGCATCGTCGGCTGTGCGGGGCTACTGCCAACACTTGCAGCAATCAAAGCCGGCAAGGATCTTGCCCTCGCCAACAAGGAAACCCTGATCGCTGCAGCACCTGTCGTGCTGCCGGAATTAAAACGCAGCGGCAGTCGGCTGCTTCCAGCAGATTCCGAACACTCGGCCATTTTCCAGTGTCTGCAAGGAACACCCTGGGCTGAGAACGCCCGCCTATCAACAGGAGTTCCTACCCCTGGGCTGCGCCACATCCAGCTCACAGCATCTGGAGGTGCCTTCCGCGACTGGTCAGCAAAAGACCTTGAGAAAGCCACCATTGCCGATGCAACCAGCCACCCCAACTGGAGCATGGGACGCAAAATCACCGTGGATTCAGCCACCTTGATGAATAAAGGGCTAGAGGTCATCGAAGCCCATTACCTCTTTGGCATCGACTACAACCAAATCGAGATCGTGATCCACCCTCAAAGCATCATCCACTCGATGATCGAGTTGGCTGATTCCTCCGTGCTGGGGCAGCTCGGCTGGCCAGACATGAAACTACCTATCCTCTACTGCCTGAGCTGGCCGGAGCGGCTCGAAACTCCTTGGCGGCGACTGAATCTCGCCGAAGTAGGCGAACTCACCTTCCGCGCCCCTGATACCAAAAAATACCCCTGCATGAAACTTGCCTACGCCGCAGGACGGGCCGGCGGAACCATGCCAGCCGTCCTCAATGCTGCCAATGAAGAAGCAGTGGCCCAGTTCCTTGAGGAGCGCATCCATTTTCTTGACATCCCGGAAGTGATCGAGGCTGCCTGTGAACGCCACAAGCCCGACCTGCAGACACAACCCCAGCTTGATGACGTGCTTGCCGTCGATGCATGGGCACGCAAGGCCGTACAAGAGCAGGTGAAACGGGGCACCCGTCGCCTGCCACTGCCAGCCTTGACAGCATGAATTTCAAGGTGAGTCATCACCTACTTCTTTGCGCCACAGCCAACAAGGCGGCCTGTTGCAGTGCAGATGTCGGCAACGCCAGCTGGGCCAATCTCAAAAAACAAATCAAACATCATGACCTCGAAAACATCGATCGTCCAGAAGGTGTGGTTCTGCGTAGCAAGGTTGACTGTCTTCGCATCTGCAACGACGGACCAATCCTGCTGATCTGGCCTGACGGGATCTGGTATGGCGGAGTGACACCAGAACGAATCGAATCAATCGTGAAAGAGCATGTGCTTGGCGGCCAACCAATCGAAGCCTGGATCATTCGCCGGACCCCTCAGCAGCAGAGACATCCCTGAATTTTTACTGGGTTTTTAGTCAAGCTCCAAACTTTGACAGCCAACGGGCCACCACCTGATCCCCCCAGCAGCCTCCGATGGCATGGAAACCATTGTGGCCGCCGTGAGCTGTCAACAACACTTGGATTCGCTGCTCACTGGATGGAGACATATTCGCTGCCAACTGTTGAGCGGCTTCTGCTGGCACCCAGGGATCATCTAGCGCTTGCAGGAGCAGTGTTGGCGGCAGGCGACTGGGGTTCTCAAGCAAGGCGCTCAAAGGTGAGGCGCCAGCGTAGTAAGCATCAACATCGCCATAACCCCAGCGCGGTGCT from Prochlorococcus marinus str. MIT 9313 includes these protein-coding regions:
- a CDS encoding Coq4 family protein → MNLNLRKRLQNLKLVAGLANFLKDPGLDSVFAVAGSLQDSSLAEKMERHLMANARFKAIVDEGWRPKPIDLNDLQKLPQGSLGRSYADQLLSQGIDPNALIDPTPVTSPKEFIVHRLKETHDIVHVLTGFGIDGVSELGLQGFNLAQNHSPLAVMLIFGGMLNALQDDEPLGPLLQALSQGFQMGLDADLVIAHKLEEGWERPLVQWREELRLPHPNAS
- the cysS gene encoding cysteine--tRNA ligase, encoding MSLRLTNTLTRRTEPFTPLKDGHVSIYCCGVTVYDLCHLGHARSYIAWDVLRRYLIWRGYTVTFVQNFTDIDDKILKRAAEKECSMQEISEQNIEAFHQDMDSLGILRPDRMPRATQCLDGIRSLIGELEASGAAYSVDGDVYFAVMKHHGYGKLSGRDLNEQQQNADGRVADAEEARKQHSFDFALWKGAKSGEPSFPSPWGAGRPGWHIECSAMVREELGETIDIHLGGADLIFPHHENEIAQSEAATGKQLARYWLHNGMVNVGGQKMSKSLGNFTTIRALLENGVSPMTLRLFILQAHYRKPLDFTADAINAAATGWKGLNAALGLGNIYSETLNWPECKPLPQGVIQAAHPSNQEQCNKIRQHFIDALDDDLNSSGAIAVLFDLARPLRALANRLKRGDTKAIQETAKLNLLPRWQLLVELANVLGLEAEKAAQPAPERNNRVDENHIQRAIATRKEAKAARDFAKADLIRDELRAQGIELIDKPGGLTDWISS
- a CDS encoding sodium-dependent transporter, with the protein product MAVREHWRSGVGFVLAAAGSAVGLGNLWGFAYRSSQGGGAAFLLLYVVIVLVVCLPVLIAEMVLGRSTGKSPLLAPVAAAGARWQPMGWLFVIAPCGILAFYAVLMGWTGHTLFHALLVGLPADMTEAESFFGVVSKGSNALWGQMVSLVLTALVVAAGVRGGIERLSRWGLPLLFLLLIALACWASTLEGALQGYHTFLFRWDADQLFNTTTVRNAFNQAFFSIGTGIGCILAYAAYLDRRNHLPREAVAVVSMDTAVGLLAGMITFPVVMTFALKDVISDSTVGALFISIPTGLASLGDTGRVVAVLFFALAYIAAITSAVSLLEVPVACLIDRFGCSRIRAVWLSVAVIFVLGLPAATSTDVLGWMDSLLNLLLILGGLLLALLLGWVVPRRFKEDLAGCETPFGLSRLLLFMLRWVSPPVVAFGLIVSVVDLLQTWTGT
- a CDS encoding 1-deoxy-D-xylulose-5-phosphate reductoisomerase, which encodes MKAISVLGSTGSIGTQTLEIAEEFPERFRVVALTAGTNVSLVVEQIQRHHPEVVALADASLLPELKQQLNALPSEQQPPHLPQLLAGPEGLNVAASWDSADLVVSGIVGCAGLLPTLAAIKAGKDLALANKETLIAAAPVVLPELKRSGSRLLPADSEHSAIFQCLQGTPWAENARLSTGVPTPGLRHIQLTASGGAFRDWSAKDLEKATIADATSHPNWSMGRKITVDSATLMNKGLEVIEAHYLFGIDYNQIEIVIHPQSIIHSMIELADSSVLGQLGWPDMKLPILYCLSWPERLETPWRRLNLAEVGELTFRAPDTKKYPCMKLAYAAGRAGGTMPAVLNAANEEAVAQFLEERIHFLDIPEVIEAACERHKPDLQTQPQLDDVLAVDAWARKAVQEQVKRGTRRLPLPALTA
- a CDS encoding (2Fe-2S) ferredoxin domain-containing protein — protein: MNFKVSHHLLLCATANKAACCSADVGNASWANLKKQIKHHDLENIDRPEGVVLRSKVDCLRICNDGPILLIWPDGIWYGGVTPERIESIVKEHVLGGQPIEAWIIRRTPQQQRHP